The segment TTACACTACTTTAGTTTTGTTACTTCCAATCTTTGACTATTACAGATCCGGATCTGAGATTCTGTCTAATAATTCTTGATAAAGATTTGAtctttgcattgttttaactaAATCCTGATTCAATCTCTGTGTAAATTAGGAAGAGTCAAAGGAAGCAATGGCAAAGATGCAGTTTACAATCTTCATTGCCGTCGCCTTCCTCGTCTTCTCTGCATCAACAAACGCCAAAACCGCAAGCCCACCGGCACCAATGCTACCACCGACACCAGCTCCAGCACCTGCTCCACACCACGTGAATCTCACCGAGCTTCTAAGCGTAGCCGGTCCGTTCCACACGTTCCTCGACTATCTCCTCTCGTCAGGAGTCATCGAAACGTTCCAGAACCAAGCCAACAACACAGAGGAAGGCGTCACGATCTTCGTCCCCAAAGACGACGCTTTCAAGGCTCAGAAGAACCCTCCTCTCTCAAACCTCACGAAGGACCAGCTCAAGCAGCTTCTTCTCTCCCACGCCCTCCCTCACTACTACTCCCTCTCCGAGTTCAAGAACCTGAGCCAGTCCGGTCCGGTCAGCACTTTCGCCGGTGGACAGTACCCTCTGAAATTCACAGACGTCTCCGGTACGGTTAGGATCGAGACGCTCTGGACCAGGACTAAAGTCAGCAGCAGCGTTTTCTCCACCGACCCTGTGGCGGTTTACCAGGTGAACCGGGTGCTTCTACCTGAAGCTATCTTTGGAACTGACGTCCCTCCAATGCCTGCTCCGGCTCCTGCTCCCGTGGTTAGCGCTCCTTCTGATTCGCCTACTGCTGATTCTGATGACGCCAAGGCTTCTTCGCCTAAGTCATCGCACAAGAACTCCGCGCAGACGCTTGCTTTTGGTCCAGTCGCTATGGTGGTTTCCGGTTTGGTGGCATTGTTCTTGTGAGAATAATAATAAGGATGGATTTGTTTTGCAGGTTGAGTATGTCGTAAGTTCCCAATTGTCAAAGAGATTTGTATTACATCATCATTCCAAATttgtctttttgattttttctttttttaagcaccattttttattttatacattttaccATTATTATTGTCATTTATCAGTGTTTGTGAATTGagctttttcttccttttttgtttttattttagtttatttttgctTCATTTGCAAGCTAAGTTAAGACCATCTTTTGATAAACGCACTTCGTTAAGATACTTTAAACTTTAAAGAGTTTCTCTTTCgttactacaaaaaaaaaattatataaagtaaAAGAGAGAAGATAAAATAGGtctatcaaataataaaaaataagaataaggacacaatacatttttaaaaaaattgcaaattagATATATAACTATATTGTAATAAAACTGTTATCATTAGCTATTTAGCTTAGAGAAAAAATACACATTAACTTTTTATCAGTAATGATGAAATGTCTCCTTAATTCAACATCTAAAGAAACGCCCACTAAATTATGACGTCATATATTGTgttaattaagataaaaataatttaattatatggaTTTATTCGTAGCTTTGTATTTGGTCCACTCAGAACCGTAAGCATAGACAGAGGGGAAAAATGGCATCTCAGTTCTTCAAACCATCAGCAAACGCCACCAGTGGAGGCGGAGATGCCGTTTACGTTGCGGCCGTGCCGCTCAGAGCAACTTCTGGTCCACCACAGCTTATCATGTCAATGGCCTACTCACTTAATATAAGGAATTTACAGCATTTCTTGGTTCTCATCAAACCATCTTCTTCAATTCCTCAAGAGGTCTCTTCATTATTCTTTTCTTTGTATATTGACTATATACCATAAGGTGTTTTGTATAAATGTCTCTCAACGAAAACTTATGTGGGGCTTTTCAGGTAATCGTGTTTGATTTTCAACCTGTTAATCCAGAAAGCATAGATGCAGCAATCTCAATCTTGTCAGGAAAATCAGTTCCAGGTTCTTATTCCCAGACAATCATATCGAATGTAATCTATGATTTAGACagtttttttttcggttttcaacGAATCTTTTGGTTCATGACTTCGTGTAGGAATCTTGAAAGTGTAGTCAAGATTCTGACCGAAGTCTTTTGGTTTGTAGGTGTAGTGATGCAAAGAAAGTTGAAGAATGTTCCTAAACAAAGATGTTGGATGGTTGGATCATCCAAAGGGAATAACGCCATGGAAATGGCAATTGAGTTTAATAGCTCATGGGAGACTGATCTTAGAGTTGGCCTTCATGATTGCCGACATTATACCAATGGTACTATTACAAGCTTTGACTTTgctcttttttctttataaaaacataacaaagTCTTGATTCTTGTTTACATTTACAGAACTAGTTCAACATCTTACCGGAGAAAAACAAATTGTTGAGCGACTCACAAGAAGCTACAGCAGTTAGCATCCACCTCAAGAATGGATGTTACATATGTTCACTTATCTACCAATATAAATTGCTagctttttttgtcaaattggCCAGCACTTATAagtatattttaagttttaactcgtaggtttaagattttttttaaagaacagTACCCAAACCAATATTATTATCCTTAATTAAAATAACCTTCGAACTTCTACCTGTGTTCCAACGGAGTGCTGATCAAACGAGGAACACAAAAGAGAGTAACAAAGTGACCAGATATACGTGTGGGAGTTGAAAAAACCCGCAAtcaacattttaatttaaaaaattcagaaaCGATAGATTTATAGTGAGATAGCTTATCTGAACTTGACAATGCATATAACGATTGCAAAgtaacaaaattaaaacaattcGAAAGATGGAATACTAAATGAAAAGCATGATTTTATGAAAATAGTTAGAAAGAGTGTACATAAATCTATCGttttaatttaacattttaatttaaaaaattcagaaaCGATAGATTTATAGTGAGATAGCTTATCTGAACTTGACAATGCATATAACGATTGCAAAgtaacaaaattaaaacaattcGAAAGATGGAATACTAAATGAAAAGCATGATTTTATGAAAATAGTTAGAAAGAGTGTACATAAATCTATCGttttaatttaacattttaatttaaaaaattcagaaaCGATAGATTTATAGTGAGATAGCTTATCTGAACTTGACAATGCATATAACGATTGCAAAgtaacaaaattaaaacaattcGAAAGATGGAATACTAAATGAAAAGCATGATTTTATGAAAATAGTTAAACGCATAATAATAGATAAAAGCAGAAATTTACATGCCCATTGCTTTCACAGAACTTCAATGATCGGCTCTACTATCCTCTCCTGCTCTCTTCTTTCCCTTCTCGTTCTCCTTCCTCAGCCTCATCCTCTCTTTTTTCTACCAGTGAAATAACGCCCGTGACCACACGctacttgttcttcttcttcttctgattcttcGTTATACACATAAGGAGCGTAGATGCTAGACTTGAGTAGCGCTAGATCTTTAACACTAAGATCCTCTACGTGGTCAGCGAATCTGTAGAAACTACTACAATCGTCTACAAAGACGCGGACTCTACGAGGACTGTTGTTGGACGGTGGTTCATCGCACTCTCCAAAGCCTTGCATCTCAAACCGTCGAATAGTATTCCCTTGAGGATTGAAGTAGAAAACATAAAACGGTTGTCCGGACGTATAATCCGCCATCGACAAAACAATCTCACCCGTAGAAATCACTCCCACCACCGAAACGTAACGCGGGAAAAGCTTATCACCCCTCAAAGCGTACGCGTACTTGGACCATTCCCGCTTCTCCGCATCCTCAAGAACCCACACCCGAAACTCGACCACATCATCACTGAGATCGTCGTAGTAAACCAAACCCAACTTACCGTTATAGTTTATCAACTCGCAAAAGCTCTCGGGATAAAGAAAACTGAACTTCTCAGACCGAACATCAAAGCAAGCAATCACAAACCTAGACTTCTCCTCCAACATTTCCTCATCACACTCAGACGTGTCACCCAAGCAATACAAAACTCCGTTAATGCACACCCCTTCGCTCATATGTTCAAGTCTCAACGAGCAGTCGACCTTTCTCCATCTAGCTCCTCTAGCTCCTAGCGTCATAACCCTGTGGTCGTCGGGACCGCACGGATAAGCCATGTGAAGCACCTTGTACTGCTTCCCGACAGGATCGAACCCGAAAAAGCTGTAAGACTTCCTGTACCGTGAGATAAAAGGCATCGTCTCGTAACGTCCTGTTTTAGGGTTACATACCACAGGCACTTCGTCTTTGCGCTCGAAACCGGTACACATACCGTAGAAATAGATCAAACCGGAGGCGTAGCCGCACGCGAATTGTCGGTCGTCGCGACGGAAGATTCGCATACGGCCTGGAGGGAACTTCATATGAAACTCGGCGGCAAGAgacgatgaagatgaagaagcctTGTCGTCGTGTGGACTCAGATGCTGAGGTGAAGAGAAGATGCTCCAGAGACCTTTCTCCTCGATGGCGAATATGAGACGAGGATGAGAGGAGGACTTGGTCAGGTACAAGTGTTTGAACTTTGGATGGTCGATTATTGATGCCCATTGCTTCGATACGGAACGAAACCTAGCGATGGATTTTGCTGGTAACCTCAACAATATCTCGGTGATGAGATCAGTAGGGATAGAACCTGAAATCATTGTcgttttagagagagagagaggggtcTGAGAATATTATGGAAAGCGGCggagaaatattaaaaatggatTAGGGCGGCGTTAACCTAGGTCCCGAGGAGAGCACAGCTGAAATTGTTTGTTTGTGATAGATCATAGATGGGCTTTTGTTTTTACCCtctttttttattcaaaagtaGAAGCCCAAAAGAACTAATACAGATGTTGTAGTCAATATTCTGACCAAAGTTCTGGTTTGGTCTGTAGGTATAGCGATGCAAAGAAAGCTGGAGAATGTTCCTAAACAAAGATGTTGGATGGTTGGATCATCCAAAGGGGAAAACGCCATGGAAATGGCAATTGAGTTTAGTAGCTCATGGGAGACTGATCTTAGAGTTGGCTTTCATGATTGTCGACATTATACCAATGGTACTATTACAAGCTTTGATcactttgctttttttttttataaaaacataactaaGTCTTAACTCTTGAGTCTTGGgatttgttttcatgttttcaTTTGCAGAACTTGTTCAACATCTTACCGGAGAAAAACAAATTGTTCAGCGACTCACAAGAAGCTACAGCAGTTAGCATCCACCTCAAGAATGGATGAAACATATGTTCACTTATCTACCAAGATAAATGGCCAGCACCTAATAAgcatatttttaagttttaactcgTAGGTTAAAGACCTTATTTTAAGCAAATGACAACAAATGACAAGTACAAAAAACCAATTTTATTATCCTTAGTTAATAACCACCACACCACACCACACAAGAAACACAAAAACGTAATTACGATAACTTCCTAACCTTCTAATTCGAAAATATAGAATGTTAGATGAAACacatgatttatgaaaatagttAGAAAGCGGGTACATAACTCAAGAGGCTAAACGCATATAGATCAAAGTTACATGCCCATTGCTTTCACCAAACTTCAATGATCGGCTCTATCCTCTTCATGGTCTcttcttttccttctctttCTCCTTCACCATCCTCATCCTCTCTTCTTTTTACCATAAAAACGAGCCCCAAAAACACAatactcttcttcctcttcttctgattcttcGTTATACACATAAGGAGCGTAGATGCTAGACTTGAGTAGCGTTGGACCGTTAACATTAAGATGCTCTACACGGCCAGCAACGGAGTAGAAACTACTACAATCGTCTACAAAGACGCGGACTCTACGAGTACTGTTGTTGGATGTATCATGGTATTCCCCAAAACCTTGGATCTCAAACCGTCGAATAGTATCCTTTTCAGGATTGAAGTAGAAAACATAAAACGGTTGTCCGGACGTATAATCCGCCATCGACAAAACAATCTCACCCGTACAAATCACTCCCACCACCGAAACGTAACGCGGGAAGAGCTTATAATCGCCCCTCAAAGCGTAGGCATGCTTGGACCATCCCCGCTTCTCCGCATCCTCAAGAACCCACACCCGAAACTCAACGACATCATCACTGAGATCATCGTAGTAAACCAAACCCAACTTACCGTTATAGTTTATCAATTCACAAAAGCTCTCGGGATAAAGAAAGCTGAACGTCTCGGACCGAACATCAAAGCAAGCTATCACAAACCTAGACTTCTCCTCCAACGTTTCTTCGTCACACTCAGACGTGTCACCCAAGCAATACAAAACCCCGTTAATGCACACCCCTTCACTCATATGCTCAAGTCTCAACAAACAGTCGACCTTTCTCCACCTAGCTCCTCTAGCTCCTAGCGTCATAACCCTGTGGTCGTCGGGACCGCACGGATAAGCCATGTGAAGCACCTTGTACTGCTTCCCGACAGGATCGAACCCGAAAAAGCTGTAAGACTTCCTGTACCGTGAGATAAAAGGCAAGGCCTCGTACCGTCCTGTTTTAGGGTTACATACGACAGACACTCCACCGTAACCATACTCGTTGGTCCACATACTGTGGAAATAGATCAAACCGGAGGCATCGCCACACGCGAACTGTCGGTGATCGCGAGGAAAGATGCACATGTTGTCGGGAGGGAACTTCATATGAAACTCGGGGGATACTACGAGAGACGACGACGAGGATGAAGAAGCCTCCCGATGATGCTTAGGTGAAGAGAAGATGCTCCACAGGCCTTTTTCCTCGATGGCGAATGTGATACGAGAATAAGACGAGGAGGACTTGGTCAGGTACAAGTGTTTGAACTGTGGATGGTCGATTATTGATGTCCATTGCTTCGATACGGAACGAAACCTAGCGATGGACTTTTCTGGTAACCTCAACAATGTCTCGGTGATCAGATCAGTGGGGAGACATTCTGAAACCATTATAGTTTTAGTTTGctgagagagagggagagattcTGATAATATGTGGGAAGGGGCGGAGATATATAAAGGGAAAAAAAGGAATTAAGGCGAAGCCCAAAAGAAGAAGCCCAAAAGAACTAATACAAATGTTCACTGCTTacattcttttccttttttttttatcaaaattaatttcAGTTTTCCAATTTAGTGATAAGTGAAGAAATAAGGAAAAAAAGTATGTGTTGACATTGGACAACATTTGACACAACTCACAAGCGGTACTTGTAAGAACAAAATAACTAGAAACATACTTATTGAGTTAATTTACTGGCTTCGTCCTGGGCTTAGTTAAGAAAAGTGTAGGAAGAGTTATAATAACAAAGATGAACAGCGATTGTATTTTGCTTCcatgtttttaacttttttttttgccgtggAACCAATTGTTTAGGTTCTGCAAATTGTCACAAACTCTTTGTAAGACCTTTTgttcatttttagaaattatattttttacatacttagcaaaaaaacaaagatgaaaAGTGATACAAGCTGTAATTTCTCAAGATAAATAGTTGttattttttcaatatttatttatttatttgtagatAGAGTATGTACACAAatgtttttatctatttaatgaaacttattttggttttcttttttatggattttttatCATAAGAACACTTTTATGTCTTTTTGGAAGATTTACCCTCTATTCTATTGTCAACCAGTGTCACCTttcaaaacctaaaaatacataccactcagtttagttttgtttcttgTCAATTATCCTTTAAGAAATGGGAAGAGATACCCAAGTAAACCAGACCCCACCATCTCTCTCAATCATGGGGTAAGTTTCTAAAGCGAACCCTCAAGTTTCTGTCTCCACTATCTTGTTTCTTtcctagaatttttttttcgtGAAAAATTTAAAGCAGAATAATGTTCATGATAAACACAAGCACTACGTCTACTAGGcgataacaaattaaaaaaaaaaagtaaaaaggaaTTTTTTCCCAATTGGCCACTTGCACTTTTTACACAATAAATaccctcttcttctcctccttcaaGAAACACATTGCTCTCTCCAAATACCAAAACTGATATATTTACTAAAGAACAAGGAAAGAGATGCTGAAGATGTTATCTGTATTAAGGCGAAACCTCCAAAGTCTTCGGAAAAGCCCGCGTGTTGCTGACGAAAACGCGTTCCCTTCAACCACCGTTAACGGAGGAGAAGGGAGAGAAAACGGCGCGATGATGAAGTTTCCGTTATCGATCATGTCATGCTTCGCAGTTCCACGTGGTAGCAGGACTGATGGTGTGTGGGTGTCGGGAGATTACGGAAGGGTCTCGGAGGTTAACCATCTCATGGTTTGTGATGGCATGAGATACGCTCTCTTAATGTAATTATCCACTTTTGTCTCTATACTCTAGCTAGTAGCCTAGTAATACACCGATCTTCATCAATACCCATTtggtttgcttcttcttttgttgATTAATGGGTTTAGTAGTTAGTGAATCTAGCGAGAGATATACAGTGAGTTTTCGCccccttttttcttttcttgttgcGTCCATGAGGCGTTTGTTAATCCAGAAGATTTCATAGGAGTATTTCACTTTTATGTCTAGTGTTATTGGTAAGATATCCACGTTCATGTTTAATTATACAACTTGGACAATTTTGAActtgataaaaacaaaactttattaaaatagtGACAAATCGATGTCTTAGATGGATTATGTGCACATATTATTTATTGGTCAAAGATCATCCAAcggaaaaaaaatgatttattttgcCAAAGAATTGGATTATTTgtcatataaatttttttaggTCAAAACATGCTAAGAttcattacaatttaatttattgaaaatatatagtaaactAATAGtggaaaatatgaaaaacatcTAAACATCGATCACAATGCAAAACGCAACAAATGACTATGAAAAGTTAAACGACTTAATCACAAACGAGTAGAAAAACAGTCTTTAAAACGTCGACCGCTACATAATTAAGTTGCGATTGCGAAGGAGAGTTTCACTTAGCTGCCGGGAGTTACAGATTCAAAGTTGTTAATTACCCAAAATCTCATCCGCTCCTACAGCTTCTCTACTAATCTGCCAAACAACTCAAACGACTACAAACTCCCTTTGGAACCAAGATGATAATGCCAATAGAAAGAATAAGTTGGCTTGGTCGAACCCCGAAATCTTGGATATtatttcaaacaaaatattagaTAACAAAGAAAAGTGTTACAAGCATGTCCATTTAGTTATGGCTAAGAGCAACCCTATCGTTCACAACTCTTTTCTAAAAATTtttaatgataatattttaataaattttgttttaataattaaattacatttaaaaaagtcaaaaaaatgaagaaaaaaaaacagttgccATTTGAATATCATATGCAGAGAACATATCCTTTCatgattttttctttattttagatTCTCTAGAAACTcattgaaaattgaaaacatattgtTGGAGTTGCTCTTGCTAAACAGTTTTGGTCAACATGCATTATACGGCTTTAGTTTCGAGTATATGACAAATCAATGGTATTAGTTCAAACTATTGTCCCAATACAGTATTATATACTTTACCAAAATAGAGCTTAAGATGACGTTAAATCATTTTGCATTATTAACCTCGGCATTATTCTAACGCTAAATCACTTTAACTACTAGAGCCTAATATGAATAAATATAATCGAGTTGGTAAAATCTGATCCACCAAAGTTTGTCGTCTAGTTATTTGTGTTAGTAAGCTGTTGGATTATAATAGAGTGCGTGTAAACTGTAGATGAATGATAACAAAATTTGAAGTAACATGATAGTTTGAAGATGGGTCAAAAATTAAGTTTACCTAACGCGGGATGGTAACAGGATGTGGAAATACTCATGTCCATGTTTAGTGCGACACAGCATGAACCGacccttttttttcttataaatcattgctaaatttaattttaaacaaaacaattgCTGTTACGTTAAGTCGACTACAATTAGGATAGTGATGTTCTCAGTGCGGTTCGCTCTATGAATCATCCCATCGTTGTAATTGACGtttgttaattattttcttttacctGATTGGAGAATTTACAAATTTCTAGAATCTGATTGTACTGGAACCCTCTTTGCTAACTATTAAAGATTAATTAAACCAGTGCTACTTACATTTTATATTCATTTAGATTATGATTAGACAAACCCAGACTATATAATAAGATGAGTAACCTCCTCTTCTATTTCGGGTAGCAAACAATGGCGGACACAATCATGTTGATTTAGATCACACCGTCATGAATCTAATCTGTTTATTGGTTTACACTTTTGCAATTTAAGACTTTCGCTCAACGAAATGTTTCCTTTTGTTTAGCAGCCAATGAAAGTGTTAGTTTGTTGATCCACTAGTTCTTTGAAGTGTACGTACTTCCACAAATTTCTATAGATTATCTTGTTTGAGTTGGAATCCTTATGTAACAAGTGGAAAGATTGGAAAGTAGTTTATTAAAGCATTGCATGCCGCCACCATTATCATAAACCAAATAGTTCAATTATTTTGTAGTTAATTTAGCAAATGACAATTAATTGTGCagtgttagtttttttttaattataaattttattatattggtgcaagagaagaagaaataattaacaaattgatttATGACAGTGTATTACAGATATATCCAATTTTATCCTCTTCATTGGTTCTACGATTTCTAAGCTTTTTTCCGGTTTGAcatgaattatcttttttacTGGTCATGAATCTTGAGTTTTGTTATCTATCTAGTCTAGATATGTTAGATAGTGGTTTAACCTGTTTTGATTTTTGGTCCAGCACGAGTTTGAAGGAAAGCTAAATTTACAAAAcgataaatcaaaactaaattcaCACTATGGAATTAACTAGGAAACTTTTCAAATATAAAGCTATGCTTGGTTTTAACTCTCCAGCGCGTCAACCAAtgaaaagaaattgaaaaaattatttttttttccggtaaaatattaaatcattatATCAATTTTTCGAATTTATGACATAAATTATAAAGATaactaatactccctctgttttttaaagatagatgttttagaaaaataaattgtttcacaaagatgtatttttatgttttctatacaaaaattgcaaattttaataaaattgattgaatttattgaaagactattggttaaaatgcactggaatttgataatttctaaaaatgatgtataattaatgtgttttcttaatatgtatgaaaacaccaaaacatatattttttaaaaacagagggaatagTAGAGTGTGAGAAATTAAAAGAAACCACGACAGTAAAGCAGGACAAAGTAGAAAAGCAGCCTAGCGACGAGCCAAGCTTAGACCATAGGATCCGAGAAGAGAACAGTCGAGAACAGGAGCCAGGTGCCACAAGCTATCGAGAAAAAAACGCCTTCAAACTATGAAAAAAAGCTTATGCAGCTTCCGATCACTCAACTGAACATACCCAGCCAAAGAATCCGAACACAAGCAGAACTCAACAAACCCGACAGCTATACCCAGCCAAAGAGATCGTAATGGTCACTGCCTCAGGTAACTAATCTCTTATACAAGATAAAGAAATCATTCAGTGTCACCAAAGATTTTAGCTTGGCCATTTCAATCTTTTAAATCAAACGAACAAAGTTTTAAACAGAGAGATGTGTATGGTCCTAGTCTTACAATAAAGTTACAAAGCAGTTCTTGTTTCGACTGCAATGTTGATTTTGTTGATGAATTCATCAACAGGAATGGTTCCGAGCTCTCCTCCAAACCTCGATCTAACGGTAACAGTTCCGGTCTCGACTTCCTTAGGACCCACAACCGCCATCAACGGGATCTTCTGCGTCTCTGCGTTTCTTATGAGCTTTGGCAACCTCTCCCCATGGCACAACTCAGCCCTCACTCCACAAGCTCTCAGCTTCTTACTCACTTCCTTGCAGAACTCCAACTGCAAAACCCCCTCACTAAGTTAGGACATGGCATCATATTTTCAGTTTCATCAAGACTCAAGAGACAGAACCAACCTGATTGTCTGTGACGGGCAGAACCCGAACTTGAACAGGAGAGAGCCACAATGGAAAATCCCCTGCGTAGTGTTCAATGAGAACCCCAAAAAATCTTTCCAAAGAGCCCAAAACCGCCCTGTGGATCATTATAGGACGTTTCTTATCCGAGTTTGTGTCCACATAAGTAATGTCAAACCTCTGAGGAAGATTAAAGTCAACCTGCGTTTGCCAAAACAAGAAACACATTAACAGAGAAGCATCCTCCTGAGATTTATAAAGAGTAGATAGAAAGGAAAAGGCTTTTTACTTACCTGTATGGTTGAGCACTGCCACTTTCTTCCCAATGCATCTTCGATCTTAAGATCAATCTTTGGTCCATAAAAGGCGCCGCCTCCTTCATCAACCTCATAGCTCCATCCCTTATCATCCAAAGCATCCTTAAGAGCACACGTTGCCTTTTCCCATATATCATCACTCCCAACTGACTTTTCAGGTCTAGTTGATAAGTTAACCTCATACTTATCGAACCCAAACCTCGACAATATCTCTTCCGTGAGATCCAATACACCTCTGATCTCGTCTTTGATCTGATCctctaaacaaaatatatgt is part of the Raphanus sativus cultivar WK10039 chromosome 5, ASM80110v3, whole genome shotgun sequence genome and harbors:
- the LOC108861310 gene encoding F-box protein At1g47340, yielding MISGSIPTDLITEILLRLPAKSIARFRSVSKQWASIIDHPKFKHLYLTKSSSHPRLIFAIEEKGLWSIFSSPQHLSPHDDKASSSSSSLAAEFHMKFPPGRMRIFRRDDRQFACGYASGLIYFYGMCTGFERKDEVPVVCNPKTGRYETMPFISRYRKSYSFFGFDPVGKQYKVLHMAYPCGPDDHRVMTLGARGARWRKVDCSLRLEHMSEGVCINGVLYCLGDTSECDEEMLEEKSRFVIACFDVRSEKFSFLYPESFCELINYNGKLGLVYYDDLSDDVVEFRVWVLEDAEKREWSKYAYALRGDKLFPRYVSVVGVISTGEIVLSMADYTSGQPFYVFYFNPQGNTIRRFEMQGFGECDEPPSNNSPRRVRVFVDDCSSFYRFADHVEDLSVKDLALLKSSIYAPYVYNEESEEEEEQVACGHGRYFTGRKKRG
- the LOC108858759 gene encoding F-box protein At1g47340-like, producing MVSECLPTDLITETLLRLPEKSIARFRSVSKQWTSIIDHPQFKHLYLTKSSSSYSRITFAIEEKGLWSIFSSPKHHREASSSSSSSLVVSPEFHMKFPPDNMCIFPRDHRQFACGDASGLIYFHSMWTNEYGYGGVSVVCNPKTGRYEALPFISRYRKSYSFFGFDPVGKQYKVLHMAYPCGPDDHRVMTLGARGARWRKVDCLLRLEHMSEGVCINGVLYCLGDTSECDEETLEEKSRFVIACFDVRSETFSFLYPESFCELINYNGKLGLVYYDDLSDDVVEFRVWVLEDAEKRGWSKHAYALRGDYKLFPRYVSVVGVICTGEIVLSMADYTSGQPFYVFYFNPEKDTIRRFEIQGFGEYHDTSNNSTRRVRVFVDDCSSFYSVAGRVEHLNVNGPTLLKSSIYAPYVYNEESEEEEEEYCVFGARFYGKKKRG
- the LOC108859247 gene encoding uncharacterized protein LOC108859247; translated protein: MLKMLSVLRRNLQSLRKSPRVADENAFPSTTVNGGEGRENGAMMKFPLSIMSCFAVPRGSRTDGVWVSGDYGRVSEVNHLMVCDGMRYALLM
- the LOC108859759 gene encoding uncharacterized protein LOC108859759 isoform X1, giving the protein MASQFFKPSANATSGGGDAVYVAAVPLRATSGPPQLIMSMAYSLNIRNLQHFLVLIKPSSSIPQEVIVFDFQPVNPESIDAAISILSGKSVPGVVMQRKLKNVPKQRCWMVGSSKGNNAMEMAIEFNSSWETDLRVGLHDCRHYTNELVQHLTGEKQIVERLTRSYSS
- the LOC108859759 gene encoding uncharacterized protein LOC108859759 isoform X2 — translated: MASQFFKPSANATSGGGDAVYVAAVPLRATSGPPQLIMSMAYSLNIRNLQHFLVLIKPSSSIPQEVIVFDFQPVNPESIDAAISILSGKSVPGILKV
- the LOC108805202 gene encoding fasciclin-like arabinogalactan protein 7, encoding MAKMQFTIFIAVAFLVFSASTNAKTASPPAPMLPPTPAPAPAPHHVNLTELLSVAGPFHTFLDYLLSSGVIETFQNQANNTEEGVTIFVPKDDAFKAQKNPPLSNLTKDQLKQLLLSHALPHYYSLSEFKNLSQSGPVSTFAGGQYPLKFTDVSGTVRIETLWTRTKVSSSVFSTDPVAVYQVNRVLLPEAIFGTDVPPMPAPAPAPVVSAPSDSPTADSDDAKASSPKSSHKNSAQTLAFGPVAMVVSGLVALFL